Genomic segment of Zootoca vivipara chromosome 4, rZooViv1.1, whole genome shotgun sequence:
TAGCATGTTTGTGGGGAAGGgttgcagaagcagaaaacaaaaaacattaagGGGGGAGTAAATGGGTGCCCCCCTCTATAAAGAGTTCAATAAGAACTGAGCGTGCTCAGTGGCAGCAGAATGCTATCTAATGGGGGGTGGAGGacacacagaaaacaaaacagtgaTGGAATGGACTGAAATATTGAACAAAAGCACTCAATAgtgcaacattctgttgcagaCCCAATGTAGTTCACTAACACGTTTTGTTGAACTGGAAGTATTCCAACCAGAAGATTTATTACTGTCTGCCTCAGTAGTCCTAGTATACAAAATGCCTAGATGGCTGTCTtgtgtggttaaaaaaaacaGCTAAAAAGTGAAGTACATATATGTTTTATTAATAAACATAATTAATTGGAGACTCTTGTAAGAGTTTCTAGCATAGGAGTAGCAGAAATCTTTTGATAGACGGTGATGGTTCTGTGGTAAGTATTGACAGGATCCTTTTTCCATCTTGATCATGCAATGGCCATATCaaagaaaaagcagaggagaacATGTAATAAAGTATCCCTCTATTTAAgaaagtaatacagtggtacctcgcaagatttaattcgttccactggtcaattcgttttacgaaaaattagTCCTGtgaagcacggtttcccataggaacgcattgaaatttaagtaatgcgttcctatgggctccggggaaCTGGCGGCGGCGGtgcttgctcgcttggctcggggaaggcaggcaggcggccagCAACAGCCCCGCCACCGAGCAAGCACCGCCACCAGTCACCTGGAGCCGAAGCGCGGCGGTGCTGGGGCTGCAGCCGCCAGTCTTCCCCGAGTCAAGGGGAAGCCAGGCGGTGTCAAGCCCTGGCAAGCAGCGCCTGCTGCGCTTCAGCTCTGGGtgctgcttgctggggcttgtcgccgcctgcttggcaagccccggggaaccagctgtagcacaggaagaaggcaaatgaagatcagctgtcagcttcccgcactgacagctgatcttcctttgccgccttcctgcactacattctatggccgcgcttcgcaagacgaagtggcggccatagaaaacctcatcgtcAGTCCCTCGCGcgacgcaaaacgctttcatcttgcgagtttttcattgtgcaaGGCTTGCGTcttgcgagataccactgtattccgaAGGCGATTGTTTCATGTGTATGATCTCAATGTGTGCAAACTACAGTATAACTAGTAATCGGTATGATTCAAGAGACTACACATTGGAATAATAAATGAATCAAATTATCTACCACACAGGCTTCTTTTGTAAGTGAAACTATTATTGACTAAATACAATTTATCTGTTTCAAATACTTATTCCTCTCTCAAAAACAAAGATcagacagcaaagttaacaacaacaacatatgccacATCCGCATGAAAAAAGGTGGATGTAATTTTAAAATCCCTATAAAtttatttacattaaaaataatactCCTTCAGCTAAAATCTGTATTCCAGAGATTAAAATTGGTACTGATTCTCCGGCCATCACTGTAACCACAGCCTGTCTTGTCCTCGTTGCTATAAAACACAATTTCGCAACAGGCTTGATCTTTATTGGCAAGAAGGTATTTAACATAAGTTTCCTCTGAGCTGGTGTATATATTCTGTTTCAGAACTTGAAATATAGGTTTGAAATTGTGCATAGCAAgtttcacttaaaaaaacaactacatTACATTTCTATCTCTCAACGTGGTGCACACGATTCTCTCCCCAttctatcctcaaaacaaccatgtaatgtaggttaggctgagtgaagGTGAATAGCACAAgttgagcttcatagctgagtgatttgaacccaggtctccctggcCCAAGTCTAACCACAACACTAAAAAAGATGTTGCATTACAAACAAATATTGCTGAACAATTAACCCAAGGCTTGACATTGCTTACCCAACATACTACTGTATAAACATACAGCTTTAATATTGATTTGCACATTCTTggaatttttagtttcttctgctTATCTATACATGTGAGGAACAATTTTGCCAATAATTGCTCATTATGCCATTTGGAGTTGTACATGTCATAGTGAAGAGTTGCAAAATTCAAGGCATTTGTGCATAACGGTTTTTACTAGGAAATAGACAGCAAAACAACCTTTGGTCAAGTTCAGGTACATATTATTCCCAGTGTCAAACTTTCATCATCTGGGACCTATAAATTTGGCAGTGAGCAAATTAAGCATTTGCTCCCTCCTAAATGGTCCAACACataaatgggacgcaggtggtgctgtgggttaaaccacagagcctagggcttgccgatcaaaaggttggcggttctaatccctgcgacggggtgagctcccattgctcggtcccagctcttgccaacctaccagttcgaaagcacatcaaattttgccagaagtggctttgtcatgctggccacatgacctggaagccatacgccagctccctcggccaataacgcaagatgagctccgcaaccccagagtctgtcacgactggacctgatggtcaggggtccctttacctttaccatttaaaTGGTCCAACCAGGCTGTATGCTCATTGGCTTTCAGGTTTCATGGAATTTTAAAGTGTCAGTTGGGGATGTGGAAAGGGTAAGAATCCTATGTTATTGGTGAACTCAAACTGGTTTGCTTGAGTTCGTAACGTCCCTAAGCAACTGAGTGACAGGCTTGCTGAATGGAGGCTTGGACAATTAGATTAATCCCTACTGCCAAGCCAGTCTTTACATCTTTAGTGGTTTGGGGTATTTTTCACAGAGACGGAAGCCAACAACAACTAGTGAACCTGAACGACACTTGACTTCTTAGTATGTACCAATACAGTTTCCAGACTGGTTTATGATATTCCTACATTGCTGTGCATTTTATCAATGACCAATAATTGAATTTATAACAAGGTATTGGTgaaagtgcagaacctgacaaaTTTTCCAGGTTTGTATTTTCAGTGGCTTGCTAGGTACGTAACTCATGGAAGTAATGATGAGAAACCGTCATCTCTTGAGAACCTTCCCAGTAATGTTCTACTGCATTCAGCAGTTCACCCCTGCTGACTCTTTCTTAGTGTCTGTATCAAGGACAGGATCTGGAAAACCTGGTGTCAATCCAGACAATACTGGAATAGAAGTTTGTGGTAATACCCATTTATTGAGTTCACCAATAACATAGGATTCAGGCTCCTTAGTTATGCAGGTTTGCAGTTTGGGGTGCTTCTGCATCCCTTATTGTACACAGACTTTCCTGAAGTGGTGTAGGTTACAAGCTGATAAAGACTGAATCTATAGTAAGGATCAAAGGCAGAACAATAATTATTCATGCCTCTTTAACCTCTCTAGACTTCATGATTGATTACTTACCTCTGAAGGCTGTACGAAGGTTGTAGTCACACAtctatccacccccccccccagtaattgCTTGAGAATAGTTCTACAAAGTATCTTTCTCCAGTCCACATTAAAGTCCCCGCAGAGTAATTTCCAGAAGGAAAGAATCCAAAAGCTGCAGGTTGTGTGGTTATACCTTGACCAGCCATACCTTGGTTAGGGCAAGTAAAAATGTCACAAAGCCATATTTCAAGTTCTTCATAACTTTTCATCAGGTTAGCTGTTGAGCAAACTGGATAGGGGAGGGGTGTTAACAAGCTTAAgatgcaaatttctcctgcacTTCAACTTTGTGATATTTTGTGTTCTAATAAAGGTATTACAGTGCTATCTATGACTTTTGGGTGGTTTTGTACAGTTTTTGTGTGCTTCACGGGATTTTGAAACTATGAAAATGATCTGACAAAGGGAATTAACATTTTTGAGCCAGCGGGGTGAGGAGGGGATGATAGACCATTGAACCGTCTGTGGGGTCTATACAGTGGAGTGCATCTCCAGGggtaagtcaaaccactgtgttggcagcctgggcagtgtgtgttgcatttatatcctacctttttctccaaggagtacatggctCACCCCCCTCCTCAgctaatccctacaacaaccctgtgatgtaggtgaAGAGGTTTGActcaaaggtcacccagtgagcttcaagactgagtggggatttgaccccAGACCTCACCAGGtgctagcctgacactctaaccactgcaccacactggcttcctagagttctTTTTGCTCTGGGGCAGCTTTATAAATTAAGTTGGTagataaatatggggaaagcagaaTGCCCTTAGAGAAgggtctgaaatattttcctgggagcttgaatttgttttattctggatggTTAGAttggatgttttaatgtgttgtcgACCACtttgagatgttttctttaaaatataaagtggtatagaaatgaaattaataataataataaattgtatggtaaaaaaatggcacctagacattctgttagGCAACTGTAATCTAACGGTCTTGTCCAGGGGCCAGATCGGTTCTGTGgtgatccctccgtgggccggattgcatGCGCACCCCCGATTTTtggcatctgcacatgcacagacgcaaTTTTCGGTGCCATGGAAGCGAGTCCCCCGCGTTGCACTGTgtcggtttagcgcagcgtgcaAGCAGGCAACTCGGTTCGGGGGCTGCTCGCgggctgcttccggcccatgggccttaggttgttgacctctggtctagtccaacccccggcaatgattcctgcattccaggagtTTGGACTAGACGACACGTcatctctgtgattctatgaacctaggtttaaggtgtcatttggcagttagcttatatatctgagtttctaacactgcctggaATCGGAGAAAaagacgggatataaataaatataataataattatgctgGAAGCTGTCATCCCCCAAAGCaactattgtctgcactgactggcaaccatctagggtttcaggcagggaatcttttctagccatacctggagatgagGTGACTGAGCCAGAGGCAATGTGGAGACAATGTGggaacacgtgtgtgtgtgtgtgtgtgtgtgtgtgtgtgtgagagagagagagagagagagagagagagagagagagatgtgcaacAAGCTGAGTGACCAGAGGCAGGACTCCTTTCTCCACAGAACAGGTGGGCAGTTAACCAGCTCTCTGCCCGTGCTGCTGTGTTcccggtagagcatgagactcttaatcttagggccgtgggtttgagccccacgttgggcaaaagattcctggagtgcaaggggctgggctagatgacccttgtggcccctttcaggtctatgattctgtgacatggGGGCAAGTGGCTTACTTGACACTACCAATGTCCACCTAGCATAGCTGTCCTTTCCCGGTTTCCAAAACTGAAACAGCAAACCACAAGCCTACACTGAAGGAGTGTGGTTCAGAGAAACCCACGCTGTTTGCCACACTTTAGCTACCCTGAGCaaaggagccaattcctaggggccaaaGTCAGGaacataagagttggaagggacactaagGGTCCtctacaggaatctcaactaaagcatccatgacagatagtcaTCCAGCCAGATGTAAAACAGATCAACAActgtttgacttttagaagacatctgaaggcagggaagggaagtttttaatgtttggtgttatATGGCCACCAggagcatataacaccagtcctaaaggatcttcactggctctcagtacgtttctgagcacaattcaaagtgctggtgattACCTTTcaatccctaaatggccttggcccacgCCCACTATACCTGAAaaagcatctccactcccattgttcagcccagacactgaggtccacctctgagggttttctggtagttccctcactgcgagaagcaaagttacagggaacaaggcagaaggccttcttgatagtggtaCTCTccctgtcaaggagataaagaactatgcaATGTTCAGAAGACGCCTGAAGGctgtcctgtatagggaagtttttaatgttttatattttttactatgttttatatatgctgtaagccaaccagagtggctggggcaacccagtcggatgggcggggcacaaataataaaattatcacagTACTATCCCAACACCACTAACGGAGTCTGCCTTTTCCCTCTAGacgttgctgctgccgccatgaGTGGGAAGTCACTGCTGCTGAAGGTCATCCTCCTGGGCGACGGGGGCGTTGGGAAGAGCTCTCTCATGAACCGCTACGTTACCAACAAGTTTGACTCGCAGGCTTTCCACACCATCGGCGTGGAGTTCCTCAACCGGGACCTGGAGGTGGACGGGCGCCTGGTGACCCTCCAAATTTGGGACACGGCTGGGCAGGAGCGCTTCAAGAGCCTGCGGACCCCCTTCTACCGGGGGGCCGACTGCTGCCTGCTGACCTTCAGCGTGGATGACCAGCGGAGCTTCTACAACCTGGGCCACTGGCAGAAGGAGTTCCTCTGCTATGCCAACGTGAAGGACCCTGAGCGCTTCCCCTTTGTGGTGCTGGGCAACAAGGTGGACAAGCTGGAGAGGCAGGTGATGCCCGAAGAGGCCCGGGCCTGGTGCACGGAACACGGCAACTACCCCTACCTGGAGACAAGCGCCAAGGACGACACCAATGTGGCCGTGGCCTTTGAGGAAGGTGTGCGGCGGGTGTTGGCCGTGGAGGAACAGCTGGAACGCTGCGTGCTGGGCAGTTCCATCAACCTGCATGCCAGCAGCAAGGCAGGCTCTTCCTGTTGCTGAACAgccaagggggtgggtgggaagggcaTGCCCTGGAATGGTAAAGGCCTgtggggggttgggtggggggccCTCGGGCTGTAGTCAGAGTAGGGGCAGGGGGCTTAGATAAGTGTTCAACATCCCCATTAACCAGGCATATTTTGCGACTGGTGCCGGTCCAATTGTGACATTCTgtagatctctggatgccaggttggcgatgAACATCTCCATCTGGGTGGTCCCTCCAGTTTTCTTAAGTGggtcagcagaagagcttatttattgcatatatatcccacctttttctccaaggagtccacagttcagttaatccctacaaaaACTCCATGAGGTAAATGAAGAAGCTGcaactgactccaaggtcacctgagtggggatttgaacccagacgccccaggtcttagtccgacactataaccactgcaccacactggcttcctatagTACTTCTGCTCTGGGGCAGCTTTATAAATTaagtcagtaaataaataaatatgggaaaAGCAGAATgtcccttagagaaggatctgaaatattttcctgggagcttgaatttgttttattctggatagTTTTATTGGATGTTTTAATACATTGTTGAACACcttgagatgttttctttaaaatgtaaagtggtatagaaatgatagtaataataataacaacaacaacaacaacaacaacaacaacaataataataatttcattttttaaagaaatggtgcctagacattctgatAGGCAACcgtaacctagatttaaggtgctgtttaGCAATTATCTTAactatctgagtttctaacactgtttgagacccattggctacctttacctggtttagctggccagttgaagctgttcctgggatgtggccgctgtcacatgctaacagtttctaggagccacagatgagagctgagtgcagagtgaGGACCCAAGgtaaacctatacagtggtacctctacttacgaatttaatgcgttccgaacgcacattcgtaagtagaaaaaaattgtaagtcgaataccataggaatgcattgggagaaaaaattcgtaagtcgaagcaaccctatctaaaaattcgtaagtagaaaaaatcctatctaaaccgcatccaagatggcggacggagctccgttcgtaagtagaaacattcgtaagtagagttattcgtaagtagagataccactgtacatagtgCCCCACCTATAATTACCCTGTCTATCATCTAGGAAGGAAATGGAGGCAAGGAAGGACAACAAGAAGGGCTGCTCTACTCCGACTGTCTCCTCTGCCACCCTCCCCCCTGGGCAGGCAGACACTACTTGTATATGCTgtattggagggagggagggcgataGGTAGGGACAATTGGattgccccctctcctccctgctccaGTTGGACCACCCCCTCTCCTCCACAGGGCCAATAGAGACCATATTCCCTGTGGGAGTGACAGGGAGAGTGGGGGAAGCCGGGATAAAATCAGGGCCTGCTCCATTTGGACTGTGCCGCCCACCACCACTAAAAGATGCAATTGGAGTCAGCCTGTGGCATTTCTGTTCAGGGCCCAAATttataaaagataaaaaacagtAGTCTATTCCAATAGCCATCATTGGTGATAATGCCAGTTTTCTAGCTACATAATCCTAATTTGATATGCCAATTTAATGCCCATAGTAGCATGCTGCTTAATTCAGACTTAATCAGAACTGTGGGTTTTATTCATCCACAGTTCTGATTAAGTCCAAATTTAATAGATGGGAATCAGATTTGCTGATTAATTCTAGTTCACCCAGTTGAGATTCCTACTGCCTTTTTATGGCTGAAGTAAGGTGACTTCGAGTCAGAAACAGAGTTGCTGAAAAGCTGAACATTCTCCCACTGGCTTCTGAATGCTGCTCTTGTTGGTTCTTATCAATGCAAGCTTATGACACAATGCACACATAGgttagtttttaaggtgctatAACATACCAACATGGCTGCCTTTCTAGAAAGTGTCATTTCTGAGGATTGTGAtagaaagaaatattttattttatttatttttaatatatttttaatagatAGATATGTATGTGTATTTGTCCTTTGTGAACCCTAACTCAACACAAGGCTCTCTGCTGGGCAAGAAAGCATGGGGTCTCACATATGTGGGAGGAATTAGGAGAGTCAAGTGTTTCTCTAATGTGCACAGTGCTCAAAATGGGGAGTGTCATTCGTCCTGCAGTGAATATGTCAGAAAGGCAGAGTCACCTAGgggaaactgggcaaagcagaacTCAGACGATTGAAATGAGACCAACTCTGCTctgcaaagatgtctgcaaacatgacacgaAGGCTGGATCATCaatcctgccatgtgggaatctcttacagaccacagtgcctggagacaggcaaacaggtcgtgcatccacagcagtgaccagaaaaGGAGTGACCACTGGGACGAGCACAAAAAGAAGAAACGCCATgatgcatttgcagcagcacaacctgATGACTTCACCTTCctcaactgcaacaaaacatctcatATCAGcctctctacagccacagcaggtgctgtaactctcgaacgtttgacttcatccccaaaggtATACTCCGTTGTCTCATGAGACAGAAGGTGGTCAGCCTCCATTGCCTCATGAGGCAGATGGAGGTTTAGGTCACCAATAGCAAGTCAGGATGGGTGAGAGGTTCAGGGTAAATCAACTCTGCTGCACCCTGGGCCGTTCCCATTTGTCCTGCTGTGTCCCCTCCACACACAGCCTCTCCTGCTGCAattaggcttgggggggggggaaagctttctATTTTAGATAATTCCTGGGTGGGGTGCTGTTTCAAGGGGGACCTTTTTTGAGGGCATGTCTGGATAATGAAGGCTTAACTCCACTGGCCATTTGGAGCTGGGGTTGATGGTAATTGGTgtgcaacaacctctggagggaacCACgttggctctgtgttttaactaATGGATTCTCTGCAGGGCTGCCTTTACATGATCTTTTTCAAACTTCACTTGGTTCAAAACACAGCAGCCCAGTTGCTACCTGGGACTTTATTGGTGacagttccccctccccactactCTGTAAGGCTAAAATATATGAaaagcagttgtgtgtgtgtgtgtgtgtgtgtgtgtgccagcctAGTGACTGAGATGTGCATCAGAAGCCATTCTTTAGGTGCTGCCATAGGCAATGGCATACCTAGGGGTTGGCCAAGTTGGCCTCCATTAGGAGCACGCAgtctggtgtgggtgggtgtaaaacTCGCGCCTCTCCATGCATGCTTCCCAGGCCACTCTTCCACTGCTCTGGGTGCCTGGGCAAGGTGTGCAGGCTCCTCTGGGTgcctgggtcatagctgccaagttttcccttttctcgcgaggaagcctattcagcataagggaaaatcccttttaaaaagggataacttggcagctatggcctgggtGGAGGAATCTGGTCATGCAAGTCATGTGGGGCACCAATACTGGTGCCTGCCAATTGCCCAAGGGGGCCTAGGTATACTTCTGGCCAAAGGGTTGACTGGTGGCAACTAGAAAGAAGGTCTTGTCTTTCATTGGGAGTTTTAGAACTCCCACCCAAGGAAtgtaattaatttatttaattggattctttatcccatctttttctcttgACAAGCTCAAGGTagcgtacatggttctcccccttatttaatccccacaacaaccctgtgaggcaggttaggctgagaggcagcaactggctcaaggtcacccagtgagtttaatGGCTAAGAAGGGAGTCAAACCCTTCCCAGGTCCCCATCCAGTACTTTAACCACTAAACCACCTTACCATTATTCTCTTTTGGACTCTGGGCAAAAGTCAGTTTGGTTTGCCCAAGCTATCAACACTGCTTACTATTTATTTGCTGGAGGGTATTTTATTGGTGTGAACTACTGCTTGCTTGTATTCCCTTCTGTTTGAAATGTTCTGGATACAGTGGAAAGAAAGATATAATCCTta
This window contains:
- the LOC118084972 gene encoding ras-related protein Rab-9B-like isoform X2 gives rise to the protein MSGKSLLLKVILLGDGGVGKSSLMNRYVTNKFDSQAFHTIGVEFLNRDLEVDGRLVTLQIWDTAGQERFKSLRTPFYRGADCCLLTFSVDDQRSFYNLGHWQKEFLCYANVKDPERFPFVVLGNKVDKLERQVMPEEARAWCTEHGNYPYLETSAKDDTNVAVAFEEGVRRVLAVEEQLERCVLGSSINLHASSKAGSSCC
- the LOC118084972 gene encoding ras-related protein Rab-9B-like isoform X1 yields the protein MMFAHSDVAAAAMSGKSLLLKVILLGDGGVGKSSLMNRYVTNKFDSQAFHTIGVEFLNRDLEVDGRLVTLQIWDTAGQERFKSLRTPFYRGADCCLLTFSVDDQRSFYNLGHWQKEFLCYANVKDPERFPFVVLGNKVDKLERQVMPEEARAWCTEHGNYPYLETSAKDDTNVAVAFEEGVRRVLAVEEQLERCVLGSSINLHASSKAGSSCC